The region gagcctCCTGATGGAGACACACGAGGACACCGTTTCTGTTTCTTCTGTCCGAGAAGACAGTAACGGTGAAAGTGACTATGGTTTTAAAATCTTTGCGGCAAAAGACAAGCCCCCTAAACCATCTGACCTTGTGACCCCCACCTTGTTGACAGATCATGAAGAAGTGTTTATTGATGAGAACAATGGAGTAAAGTTAGTTGAGAAAGCAAATGATCAGACCTCTATGACAAAGCAGGGAGATGGTTCAGAAGACAGTCCACCAAGCTCCTCATACGAGCCCACAGAAAGCTCTGATGAAGAGTTTTCTGAGGCGGAATCTGCCAAAAAGCCTCAAAAACCGTTCCAGAACACTATTAAGCCAAAGGTTTGGTGTAAAGACTGTGAAGCTGTGGCTAAGATGTTCTGTACGGTCCGGCGACATCAGAAGATCTACGgctgtgtggagtgtggagcCAGCAGTGATGTTGAGTGTTACAGGTTCAAAGACTTCTCTGTTCACTTTAATGACATAATAAGTTTTCATAAGCACGCCATAGACGTGCATGGTGCCACAGGAAACCCTCCAGAAATCAGGGTGTGTGAGGACTGCAATAAGACATTCAGGGTAGAGACTGACCCCAACAAAAAGCGTCATGTGTGTGAGTACAAGATCAAACCATTCTCTTGCCATCTGTGTCGTAAGCGTTTCTTCACGGAGATCGGCCAGAAAGTGCATTACCGTAGACTGCACggggactacacacacacctgcaagtACTGCATGATGGCATTTAACACGAAACCATCCAAGCTCCAGCACGAGCAGACTCACAATGAGGACGAACTGCCCTACACCTGCCCAGATTGTCCAGAGAAGTTTAAAGACTTTATTGGACGCAATCAACACTTGAAGAGCCACAGGGGGCAAAAGAAATACATCTGCCATATGTGTGACAGGAAGTTTCTTTCTCTTCAAAGGTATGAACGGCACATGCGCATCCACTCGGGGGAGAAGCCCTACACCTGCCAGGTGTGTGAACGTTCCTTCAACCAGGCCAGCCACCTGAAGTCCCACATGCGTCTCCACACGGGCGAGAAGCCCTTCATGTGTGagcagtgtggggagtgtttcaACCACAACGTCAGTCTGAAGAACCACCTGCTGCGTCAGCACGGCATCGACTCCAACCGAGCAGCCAGGGAGGAGAGCAAACAGTTGGGCAGACCTACGAAAAGGTTTGGCTCCAGCTCTGTGAACAAAGATCTACAGAAAAAAAAGCACCAGAGGAAGAGCTCTTCTGTTCCAACTGTGAAAGAGACGGAGGAGGTggtagaggaagaggaggaggcgcTTTGTGACCTAAACTCGGACTATCGGGAGGAGAGTCAGGAGTCTGATTCGGAAGGACAGGCATGGCAAAGAGGCCGAATGAGGAAGGCTAGGAGGAAAAAACGAGAAAAAGGCAAAACCACTCGGAAGAAAGCCAATGACGTAGATCTGCGCTAAGCCAGCGATAAGCTTTCGTGGACGTGAGGTCGGTTTAAGTAGAGAAGATTCACAAAGCTGGTCTGCATCAGACCATAGGAGTATTGCTCAAATGCAAGCAGGAACCGCCCGTTGTAGTAACGGACTAGCTGAAAGTTGGCtaaaagtttttattttttatacgtATGCACCACTATACGTTTTAGTGGGTGCGTACCTATTTTGTTACTGTTAGAAAACTTGTTACTGCAGtactatttacatttacggcatttagcagatgatcttatccagagcgacttacaaagtgctttgcatctgatcacagtaTGTAGTGGCCGAACTAATTTCTGATTAGTTAGTAAATACAGTCTTGCCAAACAGTGCCTTAAGCctcgtttatactttcgcgcgtgactccgcccacctcgcgcgaccctgcgtgAACGGTGGAGgtgttatactttcgcgagcgtcactgcagtgttctccgaaacgataggtgtttTGTCCGagacgatatgtggtagaaacacccctcaaaacaggggaattaacatttacctgaccaattttaatgttgctttgtatttcagtgtgtttcaggtttgaaaagtgctggaatttaggctaaagtactttaaaatgcttgaaattgtaactacttcgttttgcaacaaatagctgtctgactgaatagttatcttgtattacgttaacaaatacgagcctcttgtaattccaggacgaaacatgagagaacgtgaagacgtgaagattgggtgtttttaaaataaacaaccattaaataatgtgataaaaagcgaattattttgaatcatttcgagtataggtataaatatttaacttaattaagtttaacgtgctgggaaatattgaaatggaccttgaaagtgacgtacaagtgcttgaattccacctttaaggtgtatgaaccctgaaaacgtgactttgttgaCTTTGTgcggcacgcgcgaagttacaaaattcgagaggtgcacgacctcgcgaaccgacagtgcgcgaggccctcacgcacgggcggagccacagcgattacgtcattttcgccgcgcggaccctcccgccgctcgcgacgcgtcaagtataaaccaggctttacttcccTGCCAATATGCTCATGATGCTAATTCATCTCTTCAAGATGAACCAGAAGTAGATATTTTTCTGTTTACAAAATTAAGGTGCTGTATGTAAGTGTGAATCAATGAATAAATGTGTTGAAATGTCTTTGGTAATTTTTTGTTTTACCACAAAAGAAGTGTTTATGTATGGTATCTTTTTTTATAGAGGGAGAGCCTTTTTCATTCAACTCTAGGGGTGATTCTATAATTTTAATTCCCAAAGAAGGTGGAACACAGTACTTCAACAGCTGAACACATACAGGGCTCTGAAATTCTGCACATTGGTGTGGTATACTCTTACTTTGGAAATAATTCAACTGTTTGTAAAATGGGTGAATATTGATCAAGGTAAGATTTATTGAAATGCAGAGCACATACGAATGTGATCTAAGTGAGTTCTAGTCTGACATTAGGGAGGCAGAACCCAGCCTATAGTTGAAGGACTTCCCAGGGCATTTGATAGCAACGATTAACGCCAtctagtggtggtggtggtgtaatgttTTTTGTTATGGTTTTTGCATTGTGTTGAGGATGTGGGTCATTGTTATGCATACGTTGATATGTAAATGTCTGATTGCATAGGCTTTTTAATAATATCCGCAAAGGACAGGTGTAATTAGATTTTTATTTCAAAAAGATGTAAAAATGTAGTGACTGCAGACCAAGTAGAATTTGTACCAAGAAGATTTATTCTACTTTACCAAGTAGAATCAGGTTTTAGCTTGATTGGAATATTAGAGCTGCATGTACACTAGCCCTGCAGAAAAAACTGATGTAACCACTGGGTTCACACGGCTGCTGGAAatccttgaaaatgcttgaattttaatgttccattttttaaatttctgtaATTACTTGAgagtacttgaaattgtaactttaGTTTCTCAACAAATAGCTTGCATTACATTACAAACACAAGTGAGAAATGTGGTGCCTCTTGCAATTCCAGCATGAAACTTGAGAGAATATGAAGACATTCTGCTAGCTACCGGAGCAAATCCCAACCAAACTAGCATATAATTTAAGTATATATTAAGCTAGCTAGAACAATatgccaacaagcttatgtaaTACACTTATTCTTCTGCTATTGCCAAACGTATAGTACAGTCTCCTTTAACGTGATGAAAAGTGAAGAAATACTTTTGAGTGTTAAATATGTTATTTACTTAAGCTGTTAGTTGCGGGTAAATATTGAAAAATGACATTGAAAGAGTTTGAATTTGACATTggaaaaggtgtatgaaccttgACTTATCAAGTCATCATCTCACTATAAGTTTTGTGTAGAAGGAAAGTGGATTCACAGCCATCAAATCAACTGAAGAGCTGGTTAGATGAGGAATTGACTGCGAACCGGGTAGCCTCAGGCACCTAATGTAGCCTCACTTCTAGTAAAATAGTAAAATCTATCAGATATCCATCTACGCaaaaacaaagtaaaaaaaaagtttaaccTGGCTAGCAGTGACTGTAGTAGGCACGAAGACTAGTGGCTGCATTTCTCCCGACTTGTGCAGTTACAGAATATGCCCATCTTTACGACTTAATTCACATTCGCAGCTATTAGCTAGAGTATGCTACACATTAGTACAGTAGAAATGATACTTATATTTGTATTCATCACTAGTGAGGTTGACGAACTAGTTTAAGAATGTTTATGAAACCTTTTCTGTCTGTGTACATTAGTCATGTAATTTGTTGCAAAGACTAGATTATGAGTGAAAACATGCAATCTTCAGAGAATATCTAACTTCATATGAACTATCCCGGATACTTctgatatatttatttaagaTCCAAAGACATTACAGgccatttaaaaaaagaaaaaacctgTGATTTTGcttttacataaaaaaaaactgcaaaataaaCAGGCAGCAAGTTGTTATGTAAACTGTAATCTGCCTCTAATAAGTCCAGTTTTGTTGATCTGAACTTGCACGTCTCTCTGATGTACATTTTGAGGATTAATTAATTATTCGCAGTTTGTCTACAACCAGTGAGGTAGTTAGCTAACATCACCAATCCACGTCTGAATCATGATTTTTCAGTTTGACCTAGGCACCTACAGTAATCACCGCGTCAGAGTCAAAACAACCAATCACAGCTAGGGGGCGTGTCCGACGGCGTGTCAATCACCAGTCGCGCCCGCCCTTTCGCCCGGACTCGGTGCGGAGCTTCGGGAAGCGATGGCGCATAAACAACCACCACCAATGACAAAACTGCCCATCCCACCTTTGCCAACAACAGCATACACAACAAAGACAAGTAAACAGAAGAAGACGAATGAAGAAAAGCAAGCTAAGAAGAAGGAATTGGACCGAGCCAGAGATAAAACCAGGATAAACATCGGAGCGGCTTTTCAGAGGTGGAAGGCGCTCCGGGATCTCAAAGGGTTCCAGGTCGATGCGGAGTTGGCCACGTTCCTGCTGGACAGGTCATCACACCTGCTGCCTTTGTTTCTTATTGCAAATAACCACGAAATTAAGATGGAAACTGTTACAAAGTTGCTGCAAATGTTGTTAAGTGCTCTGGCGGTCGTGTCCGTTTGGTTATATTGTCATGATACTTGTGCACTCAAATCTAATGTCCTCATAAGTCATTTCATTGCTTATTTGGCACTATTCACCAGTTTCTCTCATCAAGAAAACAGCTAAGCACCGAAATAACTGTACAGATATTACTGTATATCATTTTTTCATGTCTAAATCCGATCATGTCAATGTCGAGCCTTAACAGCCGTGGCCACTGGCACAACAGCTAAACTATAATATAAACTATAATGTGATAATCACATTTTTGCTCGGTGCAGTTTCACACGCAGACTGGACGCTCACTGTAGAACTGGACCGGTATTGGCCACATTCACAAAGGATGGGCTCGTTATAAAATAATACAGATAGTGTATGCGATAAAAACACATTATACAATGGCTATATGTTGTGAATTTATCCCCACACAATGGCTTTCAATAAATATAGATTTAGAGGATGTGAAAAGATCACACCTATGAATTAACGACGAGTTCATGCTAGTAGGTAAGCGCTTCAGTGTTATGACgtcttttcaaaataaaagtcatgggCTACAacttttaaacatgtgcaactgaacatGTGAACCTATAAACAGAAAGGTATCAAGTACATACAAGGAGCAATGTatttcatgtgcatctggacttgtgaaacagATGGCCGAGAATGGCAGGCGGATCCTCAGAGCAGAGTGTTGTCCGGTGTACCGCAGTGAGCTGCACATGTGTTCATTATTCTGCATGTGAGTGCTTCAACACGGCTTACTCCTTGAATGCACAGTGTGGGCTCATCATAGCTAGTTCGACAGGTCATTATCTGGTTTGTAGTGTTTATGAGTGCATGTTGTTTTCCTGAATTATGTAACCAACGAGTAGTCTGTAGTAACAAACAGCTAGAAACTGCTGTCAGATATGGTCTGCCACAAATCGTATTTCAGCTTAccattaaaaaaagaaatgtgtcGTTCATGATGCTTAATTCTTTATCCATATTTCCCGCACCACCTTAAGTGGTAGAGCGAAAAGATGAGGAAAACCAAGATTTTAGTTGGAAAGAAAAATAACAATGAGACAAACACAGCTGCATTCTTTAATCAGAATTGTTAAAGAGCTGCCAGATATTTTACATTTTCCCTATACATATTTCTACAATTATCATTCTTCACATTACAAAACAGCCACATAAATTGCTTAATTAAGTACTACAAAAAGTGTTTGTCTCATGCAAGTGCCACTTTATAGAAAACAGCACAACAATCATCACTTTTTTGTGGTATAAAAAAAGCACTGGTCAGCACTGATAGGCTTTCAGTGCATTTGATAGCTGTAGCATATTACCAATTGGGCAGAAACACTAGCTAAAGCCGCAGAAGAAGTTTAAAACGTTTGAACAGacattttttgtgtttgttctaTGTGCAGCGTGATTCTGAATTGGATGGTTAACATATTTATATAAAGACTGTGGTCATATCTTTTGTGCACCACACTGTTTTATTATCATATTCAAACTGATTGGTGAGGACATTTTTGGACTCTCATACAGAAGTTGTGTTtgaacatttcacatttcacacacctCTTGTGCCTCCTGTTTACCTGCTAGATATGACATTTCTTGGGGCTGGTGAAACGTGCATGATGGATTTGTGCGAGCTGAGTGACAAACCTCAAACTGTCTTTACTTATGTAACTTGATAAGCTGTCTTTACTTTATTCTTGATGTAACAAAATCTAATAGCCACAGAATAATGTATTTCACTGTGTTAACTCAATGAGACGTGAAGCTTTGCTGTGAAAACCTTTCAGAATTCTATATTGTTGCTATGGTTAGTGGTCGACCGACACTAACAATAACATGTGGCGGATGATGACAGGGGGGCCATTGTATAATGCCAATATTGTGATGTTTTCTGAAGGTGACCActatattttcttttttctgcaGTGCACTTTAAACtccataaatccattttagtgtattttaagtaaagaaaaatacaccaaCTAAATGTCCaacataattaaaaaataaataaaagagttGGCCAATGCTGGAAAAAATATTGGCTGATAATCTCAAAATGGAATTGGGTCAGACGATTAATCGATTGACCTCTAGATATGGAAACAGTTCAAACTGAAAGTTTGATTTCCTCTACAGAAAATATGTAGAATAAGAGCTGGGATCTTGACCATATTACCAACTTTGGAGGCTGATTGAACATGCTGAAATTGTTACCCCAATTGTAACTAAAATATTATCCAAATATAACATTGAAGTATAGCTAATTAGATAGCTACAGGCCAGCACATCACAAATTCCTTGTTGTAGAGTTGTAATCTTACTTGATAATCAAATGTTACATTTTCAGCTTTACAAAAGGAGGATGTTTGCCAGACAAATCCCTCACAGAGTCAAGAACTCAATGGACCCCCACAGATGAATCAGTTGATGAATCTACAGAGAGGTGATCTTCATTTTAAGACTTTGATTAAGGaataaatgttaataatattattattatataaaaaaacattagTCTTTCTGAATTCATTTGCATTTTTGTCCATTTGAAGTGGGAATTCTGAATCTCAGGTTTGTTGTAAAAACCGGTTACCACAGTTACCACGGGGTAAGTCGGCTACACCCACCATCTCTCAGTGGAATCAACAGACGGCACCAATGGAGATAGAGCTGGTAAGAACTACACAATGGACTAGAAGTTAAAACGGTAGAAAAGTAGCATGTTTTTCTCCTGATCCTGTGATTTCAATCAACGCCATAGCAGTTAACAAGAAGCATGACGAATAAGCCACTGGCTGGTCCACAAGGAGAAGTCAAATGGGAAAGAAATGGTAAGTAAGGACTTCCTCATTTTCTCAAATGTtgtaaaatcctttaaaatggATCTAAAATTGCAATCTAACTATCTATTTGTATATCCAACAATCTCATGAAATATTGAGGCTTGTTTACTCTAGAATCCCTTATTAACAAATTAAAGACTTGACTGTGGGTTAAAGAGCTtgtcactgcagtgttttaAAAGACGATGTCATTCTCCCCCAGAAGTGCAAATGAGGCCACTCACTCCAGAAGAAGGAAATTGCAGCCTATCTGAGTATGTAACTGCATATGGAACACAGCTTGGGTTTCCTGTAGTCGTGTATTAACGATGAATGAATTCAGCTATGAAGTATGTGTTTTACATTTAGCCTACATGTACCAGTACCTTAACTATGAGCGGACACGTCACATATCACAAGTGCAAAGTAATTTTTAATGTGTTTTAAGTTAGAAGTGGTGTTTCATTGTCTGGTGTTAGTTGTCACACACCCAGTTTAATCCTGAGATTGAGGAAAGAAAGCCTtgaaaaagaacaaaaatacACCATATTCTGACTATAAATTGCAGGATGTTATGACTTGAAGGGATCATTTTCTTTACTTTTGTAGCCACTGTGTTGTTACAGGAGCAGTTACGCTGTCTTGAGCAAGGAGGTTTTGGTGTTGTTGATGTTCCGCTGTTTGGAGTGCTCCAGTGAGTGTCGTGTCCGGGGTAAAGGCAAAGGAGGGAGCCTGTCACTCACACAAGAGTGTCTGATCTGCTGTAACTACAGAGTCTGGACATCTCAACCAGCTGATGTGCCAGAAGAGAAGGTGTGCAAGGTGTGCATGACTGCTTGTCCTCTGTTGTTTTGTATTACATGTTATTGCACGGCAAGCAAACACAAATCTAATATCATAAGGTCTTAAAAATGTTTCTCCTTCTGCATTTAAGCTACATTTTTGGAGTACGTGTTTGTCTTTTTTGTGGTTGTATTTCACCACTGTCTGGAATTTCTCTGGTGAACCACTAATAGATCACAATAGACTAATGACTTTTTGTCATTCTTCAGTTAGGATGTACTTTCTTTTAGATCTGGTCCGAATACTTGTTTCAGACGAGTATCCGGTACGGATAAAGCATTTTTGACAAGTGCGAGCATGATATGAGTAAAACTCGTCAAAATCTGTGCTCGTGCTGAAAATCCTCATTGGGTAACCGACTGTCTTCACGATCTGTGATTGGCCAGTCACACAAGCGCCCGCCCCTCCCTACAGACACGTCTCTGCAGCCAGAGCTGTGCTCCACTTTCTCGCGCGCTCACATACAGTGACTGACTGATGTCTCTGTGCTTGACTTGACTCGAGCTAACACTCCTCGCTTCAGTACTCCTTAGATTTTCTTCAGCTCGCCTCTATTTCGGTTTGGATGATATAAAGTTACTTGGTAAACTGGTTTCGTAACGTACACGGTGCATAATGTACACGGTGCATAACGTACGAGGTCACTGCCTCCACTCCACAAAGTTCACACAAATACTACTTTTCAAAATATTTTCAGATACCTGTAATACTTGATAAAAAACATTGATTTGAATCGCTGAATCACTGTTCTGTTAATAGCTttcaaataaacaatacatatagCAACTTCTGATTAATCCATATCAATTTAaaattgtttaaaataatttaaaataatgtacCGATTTAAGCCACACCCACTTCCGGTTAACCCACGATGGATTCAGGATTTTTCTCTATTCTTTCTTATCCGCAGGTGACCCATATGTCTTTGATCCTGTCGTGTGATGACATTTGTCCTCAAACATCTGACAACTTACCTCTGACTGTTGACCAGGAAGGCACTAATGTTCAGTATGGTGACAGCCTCCTGATGTCAAATCCCCCAATGGAAATGCATTTGGACAAAGCTTCAGACAACACGGGCCAAGAAGACGCAGATGCTGATAATGGTATCTCAAGTGTTGtagtaaaagaagaaaaagatgatgagatggaggaagaggaggagagcctCCTGATGGAGACACATGAGGACACCGTTTCTGTTTCTTCTGAAAATGACTGTGGTTTTAGCATCTCAGCAGCAAAATACATACCCTGTAAACCCTCTGGCCCTGAAAATCCCACATTGTTGACTGACCACAAAAAAGTCAAAAAGCAGGGAGATGGTTCAGAAGACAGTCCACCAAGCTCCTCATACGAGCCCACAGAAAGCTCTGATGAAGAACTTTCTGAATCAGTCAAGAAGCCTCAAAAACCGTTCCAGAACACTATTAAGCCAAAGGTTTGGTGTAAAGACTGTGAAGCTGTGGCTAAGATGTCCTGTACAATCCGGCGACATCAGAAGATCTACGgctgtgtggagtgtggagcCAGCAGTGATGTTGAGTGTCACAGGTTCAAAGACTTCTCTGTTCACTTTAATGACATAATAAGTTTTCATAAGCACGCCATAGACGTGCATGGTGCCACAGGAAACCCTCCAGATAACAGGGTGTGTGAGGACTGCAATAAGACATTCAGGGTAGAGACTGACCCCAACAAAAAGCGTCATGTGTGTGAGTACAAGATCAAACCATTCTCTTGCCATCTGTGTCGTAAGCGTTTCTTCACGGAGATCGGCCAGAAAGTGCATTACCGTAGACTGCACggggactacacacacacctgcaagtACTGCATGATGGCATTTAACACGAAACCATCCAAGCTCCAGCACGAGCAGACTCACTACGAGGATGAGCTGCCCTACACCTGCCCAGACTGTCCAGAGAAGTTTAAAGACTTTATTGGACGCAATCAACACTTGAAGAGCCACAGGGGGCAAAAGAAATACTTCTGCCACACATGTGACAGGAAGTTTGTTTCTCTTCAAGGAT is a window of Brachyhypopomus gauderio isolate BG-103 chromosome 14, BGAUD_0.2, whole genome shotgun sequence DNA encoding:
- the LOC143474714 gene encoding uncharacterized protein LOC143474714 isoform X6; translation: MAENGRRILRAECCPVYRSELHMCSLFCIFTKGGCLPDKSLTESRTQWTPTDESVDESTESGNSESQVCCKNRLPQLPRGKSATPTISQWNQQTAPMEIELQLTRSMTNKPLAGPQGEVKWERNEVQMRPLTPEEGNCSLSESSYAVLSKEVLVLLMFRCLECSSECRVRGKGKGGSLSLTQECLICCNYRVWTSQPADVPEEKVCKVTHMSLILSCDDICPQTSDNLPLTVDQEGTNVQYGDSLLMSNPPMEMHLDKASDNTGQEDADADNGISSVVVKEEKDDEMEEEEESLLMETHEDTVSVSSENDCGFSISAAKYIPCKPSGPENPTLLTDHKKVKKQGDGSEDSPPSSSYEPTESSDEELSESVKKPQKPFQNTIKPKVWCKDCEAVAKMSCTIRRHQKIYGCVECGASSDVECHRFKDFSVHFNDIISFHKHAIDVHGATGNPPDNRVCEDCNKTFRVETDPNKKRHVCEYKIKPFSCHLCRKRFFTEIGQKVHYRRLHGDYTHTCKYCMMAFNTKPSKLQHEQTHYEDELPYTCPDCPEKFKDFIGRNQHLKSHRGQKKYFCHTCDRKFVSLQGFERHMRIHSGEKPYTCQLCERSFNQASHLKSHMRLHTGEKPFMCEQCGECFNHNVSLKNHLLRQHSIDSQTATEENKQIGKATKSFTSSTANKDLQNKKRVKRDSSVLTLEEEELLRDPHCDYRNESKCSEGKERKRGQNRKSRRENTSKKAKLHSR
- the LOC143474714 gene encoding uncharacterized protein LOC143474714 isoform X7 produces the protein MEIELQLTRSMTNKPLAGPQGEVKWERNEVQMRPLTPEEGNCSLSESSYAVLSKEVLVLLMFRCLECSSECRVRGKGKGGSLSLTQECLICCNYRVWTSQPADVPEEKVCKVTHMSLILSCDDICPQTSDNLPLTVDQEGTNVQYGDSLLMSNPPMEMHLDKASDNTGQEDADADNGISSVVVKEEKDDEMEEEEESLLMETHEDTVSVSSENDCGFSISAAKYIPCKPSGPENPTLLTDHKKVKKQGDGSEDSPPSSSYEPTESSDEELSESVKKPQKPFQNTIKPKVWCKDCEAVAKMSCTIRRHQKIYGCVECGASSDVECHRFKDFSVHFNDIISFHKHAIDVHGATGNPPDNRVCEDCNKTFRVETDPNKKRHVCEYKIKPFSCHLCRKRFFTEIGQKVHYRRLHGDYTHTCKYCMMAFNTKPSKLQHEQTHYEDELPYTCPDCPEKFKDFIGRNQHLKSHRGQKKYFCHTCDRKFVSLQGFERHMRIHSGEKPYTCQLCERSFNQASHLKSHMRLHTGEKPFMCEQCGECFNHNVSLKNHLLRQHSIDSQTATEENKQIGKATKSFTSSTANKDLQNKKRVKRDSSVLTLEEEELLRDPHCDYRNESKCSEGKERKRGQNRKSRRENTSKKAKLHSR